From Pseudoleptotrichia goodfellowii, a single genomic window includes:
- a CDS encoding phosphate ABC transporter ATP-binding protein: MNILEIKDISISYDNKEILKNININVKKNEILCIMGQSGCGKSTLLSLINGFLEENGGKYTGDVFLNGQNIKSIKLLNLRRKVSTLFQDSKPFPLSIESNILYPIEFYEGKIKDKKERVEKYLKDVNLYNEVKDNLKMSAVKLAGGQKQRLCIARMLTTNPDILIFDEPCSSLDEENSLIIENLIKKLSGKYTIILTTHNPEQAERVADRIFMVGK; the protein is encoded by the coding sequence TTGAATATATTGGAAATAAAAGATATTAGTATATCTTACGATAATAAAGAAATTTTGAAAAATATAAATATTAATGTCAAAAAGAATGAGATTCTGTGTATTATGGGACAGTCAGGTTGCGGGAAATCTACACTTTTATCGCTTATTAACGGTTTTCTCGAAGAAAATGGCGGAAAATACACAGGAGATGTCTTCCTCAACGGTCAAAATATAAAATCAATAAAACTGCTTAATCTGAGAAGAAAAGTGTCTACTTTATTTCAGGATTCAAAGCCTTTTCCTTTGTCTATAGAAAGTAATATTCTGTATCCTATAGAGTTTTACGAGGGAAAAATAAAAGATAAAAAAGAAAGAGTGGAAAAATATTTAAAAGACGTAAATCTTTACAATGAAGTTAAAGATAATCTTAAAATGTCTGCTGTCAAACTGGCGGGAGGACAGAAACAAAGACTTTGTATAGCAAGAATGCTTACAACAAATCCCGATATTCTTATTTTTGACGAGCCTTGCTCTTCTTTGGACGAAGAAAACTCACTAATAATAGAAAATTTAATAAAAAAACTGTCCGGGAAATATACGATAATCTTAACTACGCATAATCCCGAACAGGCTGAAAGAGTTGCAGACAGAATTTTTATGGTTGGGAAATGA
- a CDS encoding GNAT family N-acetyltransferase has protein sequence MGAAWVRIMDDYGHIDNETPSLAMSLFKEYRNLGIGTVLLNELLSELKIRGYLKVSLSVQKDNYAQKMYKKAGFKVIKENEEEYIMLAEL, from the coding sequence ATAGGTGCTGCTTGGGTTCGTATAATGGACGATTACGGGCATATTGATAACGAAACACCGTCTCTTGCTATGTCGTTATTTAAAGAATACAGAAATCTGGGAATCGGAACGGTACTTTTAAATGAATTACTTTCGGAATTAAAAATAAGAGGTTATCTAAAGGTGTCCTTATCGGTACAAAAAGACAATTATGCACAAAAAATGTATAAAAAAGCAGGTTTTAAAGTTATAAAGGAAAATGAGGAAGAATATATTATGTTGGCCGAATTATAG
- a CDS encoding DUF3841 domain-containing protein, whose translation MKNPNSKNGKSILFTCQNAKSLDILERDGRFINKKEYIQEHLEDVAPMILKSYDWFVSAASKRIKKPDDVQYQIWCAVGDEVCMKPIETELVYILEVPDKEIIYFNSYKWDYVINHHYVPENNEDLKKYEQEMEAKGFANTYEILTGRYAGKFPMEERKIKDSWERVFDIDNWNVRQVQANLWEIKKEWVKRILKPGEPMPEEYYVR comes from the coding sequence ATGAAAAATCCTAATTCAAAAAACGGAAAAAGCATACTTTTTACTTGCCAGAATGCCAAATCGCTCGACATTCTTGAGCGGGACGGAAGATTTATAAATAAAAAAGAGTATATACAGGAACATTTGGAAGATGTGGCTCCAATGATACTGAAATCTTATGACTGGTTTGTAAGTGCTGCAAGTAAAAGGATTAAAAAGCCTGACGATGTGCAGTATCAAATTTGGTGTGCAGTAGGAGATGAAGTATGTATGAAGCCTATTGAAACTGAGTTAGTATACATTCTTGAAGTTCCCGATAAAGAAATTATATATTTTAATTCTTATAAATGGGACTATGTAATCAATCATCATTATGTGCCTGAAAATAACGAAGATTTGAAAAAATATGAGCAGGAAATGGAAGCTAAGGGATTTGCTAATACATATGAAATTCTTACAGGGAGATATGCCGGAAAGTTTCCTATGGAAGAGAGAAAAATAAAAGACAGCTGGGAAAGAGTTTTCGATATAGATAACTGGAATGTAAGACAGGTACAGGCTAATCTTTGGGAAATAAAAAAAGAGTGGGTAAAACGTATATTGAAGCCCGGAGAGCCTATGCCTGAAGAATATTATGTGAGATAA
- the selD gene encoding selenide, water dikinase SelD has protein sequence MGPGALSSLLKDLPKKEDKNLIVGYESSDDAAVYKISEDKAIIQTLDFFTTMINDPYLYGQIAATNALSDIYAMGGEVISALNIVAFPEKMDMEILHQILKGGAEKVHEAGGVLAGGHSIHDSTPKYGLSVTGIIHPDKILMNNNCKEGDALIVTKPLGVSIINSAHMIGECSEETFAKCIKQMTTLNKYAAEIMKNYPVNSCTDITGFGFLGHLYEMLDGKYSAEIIGKDIPMLPEAYRCAGDFIITSGGQLNRNYLQDKVDFKIKDFPLEEIMYDPQTSGGLLISLPSEYAEELLEKLNKLEIKSAVVGKVIKKQEKDIIIV, from the coding sequence ATAGGGCCGGGTGCTCTTTCAAGTTTATTAAAGGATTTGCCCAAAAAGGAAGATAAAAATTTAATAGTGGGATATGAATCTTCGGATGATGCCGCAGTTTACAAAATATCCGAAGATAAAGCAATCATCCAGACATTGGACTTCTTTACAACGATGATTAACGATCCTTATTTATACGGACAAATAGCTGCAACTAATGCTCTCAGTGATATTTACGCAATGGGCGGAGAAGTAATATCCGCTTTAAATATAGTTGCTTTTCCTGAAAAAATGGATATGGAAATATTGCATCAAATATTGAAAGGCGGAGCGGAAAAAGTTCATGAAGCGGGAGGAGTTCTTGCAGGAGGTCATTCTATACATGATTCTACACCGAAATACGGGCTGTCTGTTACGGGAATTATACATCCCGATAAAATACTCATGAATAATAACTGTAAAGAAGGAGATGCTCTTATAGTTACGAAACCTTTGGGAGTGAGTATTATAAATTCGGCTCATATGATCGGTGAATGTTCTGAAGAAACTTTCGCAAAATGTATTAAGCAAATGACGACGTTAAATAAATATGCAGCGGAAATTATGAAAAATTATCCTGTAAACAGCTGTACAGATATAACAGGATTCGGATTTTTAGGGCATTTGTATGAAATGCTGGATGGGAAATACTCTGCAGAAATTATAGGGAAAGATATTCCCATGCTTCCCGAAGCCTATCGTTGTGCAGGTGATTTTATAATCACATCAGGCGGACAGCTGAACAGAAATTATCTTCAGGATAAAGTGGATTTTAAAATTAAGGATTTTCCTTTGGAAGAAATAATGTATGATCCGCAAACATCGGGAGGACTTTTAATAAGTTTACCTTCAGAATATGCGGAAGAATTACTTGAAAAACTTAATAAACTTGAAATTAAAAGTGCCGTTGTAGGAAAAGTAATAAAAAAACAGGAAAAAGACATAATAATAGTATAA
- a CDS encoding MFS transporter, protein MVLLMFLCIIVYNFAHPATPGLIELRNWKKSISGEFLAVMSTAMFISSPYLGALADNIGMKKIFIFMPLMYGTAQLFFGFVNYLPIIFLARAFSGFASGGTYAVAFGYVSRLSSKETKSKNIAKVSSAAVIGGAIGQKIGGMVARIDTRYPFALQFICGTTVSILILFILKEIVTKHDETEPKEKKNLNPFATFKYIFELDNYSKFFCFIIFLSSVGIYSYASALNYFLKFYIKVNSDTIGTFVMFSSLSAFFGTSVLLVRLIAKYKEITIHKTMIFLGIILMSVILYRLNLGAVSYVLMAVYTMTYEIVRSLGNSIIAHRYKEEQGKILGVASAVGFLGNAVGSLLSGHLLNAGSHLPFIVNVCIMSVVFLLLLLNLSKRL, encoded by the coding sequence ATGGTATTACTAATGTTTCTTTGCATTATAGTTTATAATTTTGCACATCCCGCAACTCCGGGATTGATAGAGTTGAGAAATTGGAAAAAAAGTATTTCGGGAGAATTTCTGGCGGTTATGAGTACTGCAATGTTTATTTCTTCTCCTTACTTAGGAGCCTTGGCTGACAATATCGGAATGAAAAAAATCTTTATATTTATGCCTCTTATGTACGGAACTGCACAACTGTTTTTCGGTTTTGTAAATTACTTGCCGATCATCTTTCTGGCGAGAGCTTTTTCGGGCTTTGCTTCGGGCGGAACCTATGCCGTAGCTTTCGGATATGTAAGCCGATTGTCATCAAAAGAAACAAAAAGTAAAAATATCGCAAAAGTCAGTTCTGCTGCAGTAATAGGCGGAGCAATAGGACAAAAAATCGGAGGAATGGTCGCAAGGATTGATACAAGATACCCTTTTGCACTGCAATTTATATGCGGGACGACTGTTTCCATATTAATACTATTTATTTTGAAAGAAATAGTTACAAAACACGATGAAACAGAGCCAAAAGAAAAGAAAAATCTTAATCCTTTTGCTACATTCAAATATATATTTGAATTGGATAATTATTCCAAATTTTTCTGTTTTATAATATTTTTGTCAAGTGTAGGAATATACTCTTATGCCAGTGCTTTAAATTATTTTTTGAAATTTTACATAAAAGTAAATTCCGATACAATCGGTACATTTGTAATGTTTTCTTCGTTATCGGCATTTTTCGGAACGAGTGTGCTGCTCGTAAGACTTATAGCTAAATACAAAGAAATAACAATTCATAAAACGATGATATTTTTAGGAATTATACTGATGTCCGTTATATTATACAGACTGAATCTCGGAGCAGTGTCTTACGTATTAATGGCTGTTTATACAATGACCTACGAAATAGTCCGTTCTCTCGGAAACAGCATTATCGCCCACAGATATAAAGAAGAACAGGGGAAAATATTGGGAGTAGCTTCAGCTGTAGGATTTTTAGGAAATGCTGTCGGTTCACTATTGTCGGGACATTTGCTCAATGCCGGATCGCATCTGCCTTTTATTGTAAATGTCTGTATAATGTCTGTTGTATTTTTATTGTTGCTGTTAAATTTGAGCAAAAGACTTTAA
- a CDS encoding type 2 periplasmic-binding domain-containing protein, whose protein sequence is MKDINVRQDTIQAPTMGALVEKIIENKNAIGYASFGITNQNAGKLTPLKVDGVEPTEANILNKSYYISRPLIIMKKGELTKTEKIFVDLLKSEEGKKVIKSMGFIPVSE, encoded by the coding sequence ATGAAAGACATCAATGTCAGACAGGATACTATTCAGGCACCTACAATGGGAGCATTGGTAGAAAAAATAATTGAAAACAAAAACGCTATAGGATATGCTTCTTTCGGGATAACTAACCAAAATGCCGGAAAACTTACTCCGTTAAAAGTCGACGGTGTTGAACCTACAGAAGCAAACATATTAAATAAATCTTATTATATTTCAAGACCTTTAATAATAATGAAAAAAGGCGAATTGACAAAAACTGAAAAAATTTTCGTTGATTTACTCAAATCCGAAGAAGGAAAAAAAGTTATAAAAAGTATGGGATTCATTCCTGTTTCTGAATAA
- a CDS encoding PstA family ABC transporter permease → MKNNDLIIKTWIYISTITVISVIFGIFYFIISKGIGRVNLDFIFKNPEGMPLGSEGGVKNAIIGSIFLMFIAILFSVLLGVACAIYNTIYCKSKIIGTVINLTVQCIASIPSIIIGLFVYGFFIVTFNVPRSMLTAGIALGIMVFPFVEVRIEKAVLNMDRQFIKDSYSLGIEKDYMCRKLILPVIKKEIVSTGILAGSHAIGATAPLLLTGAVFIGGTSDKLLSPVMALPFHLHMLLGQTALHDKAYATAFVLICILIILHILSEIIISGLGGKIIEYIGNKRY, encoded by the coding sequence TTGAAAAATAATGACCTGATTATTAAAACATGGATTTATATTTCGACAATTACTGTTATTTCAGTTATTTTCGGTATATTTTATTTTATAATATCTAAAGGTATCGGCAGAGTAAACTTGGATTTTATCTTTAAAAATCCCGAAGGAATGCCTTTGGGAAGTGAGGGCGGAGTTAAAAATGCAATCATCGGATCTATTTTTCTGATGTTTATAGCTATCTTGTTTTCTGTATTATTAGGGGTTGCCTGTGCCATTTACAATACAATTTACTGTAAATCTAAAATAATCGGTACAGTCATAAATCTGACAGTCCAATGTATAGCTTCCATTCCTTCGATAATTATCGGATTGTTTGTATACGGATTTTTCATAGTTACTTTTAATGTGCCGAGAAGTATGCTGACTGCTGGAATTGCACTCGGGATTATGGTTTTTCCTTTTGTAGAAGTGAGGATTGAGAAAGCTGTATTAAACATGGATCGTCAATTTATAAAAGACAGTTATTCTCTAGGAATTGAAAAAGATTATATGTGTCGAAAACTTATACTTCCCGTAATAAAAAAAGAAATCGTTTCTACAGGAATATTGGCAGGAAGTCACGCCATCGGAGCGACAGCACCTCTTCTTTTGACAGGAGCCGTATTTATAGGAGGAACTTCTGATAAATTGCTAAGCCCTGTAATGGCACTGCCTTTTCATCTTCATATGCTTTTGGGACAGACTGCCTTACACGACAAAGCTTATGCGACAGCATTTGTTTTAATATGTATTCTTATTATTTTACATATTTTATCTGAAATTATAATAAGCGGATTGGGAGGAAAGATAATTGAATATATTGGAAATAAAAGATATTAG
- a CDS encoding substrate-binding domain-containing protein: MKKIFMLIAVAALFFTTAISCGNKSTEGNGGETKKNSDVNTQISFSGSSTLAPVISKISTNFIEKYTSWNKVDPSLPAENITIYVSSGGSGAGVKAVMDGVANFGMLARDIKDGEKEKIKNLKAFTLGLDALTISVNPQNKFIQLKGGNITKEEIIKIFSGEYKKWSDLDKSLPDEEIVVVTRDLSGGAHEVF; encoded by the coding sequence ATGAAAAAAATATTTATGTTAATTGCAGTAGCTGCGTTATTTTTCACAACTGCTATAAGCTGCGGAAACAAAAGTACAGAAGGAAACGGAGGAGAAACCAAGAAAAATTCTGATGTAAATACTCAGATAAGTTTCAGCGGATCATCTACATTAGCCCCTGTTATAAGTAAAATTTCTACAAATTTCATCGAAAAATATACGTCATGGAATAAAGTCGATCCTTCATTACCTGCAGAAAACATCACTATATACGTGTCTTCGGGAGGTTCAGGAGCAGGGGTAAAAGCCGTTATGGACGGTGTCGCAAACTTCGGAATGCTTGCCCGTGATATAAAAGACGGAGAAAAAGAAAAAATAAAAAATTTAAAAGCATTTACATTGGGACTTGACGCATTGACAATTTCAGTAAACCCTCAAAACAAATTCATACAGTTAAAAGGCGGAAATATTACAAAAGAAGAAATTATAAAAATATTTTCAGGAGAATACAAAAAATGGAGCGATTTGGACAAATCTCTGCCTGACGAAGAAATTGTAGTTGTAACTCGTGATTTAAGCGGAGGAGCTCACGAAGTTTTCTAA
- the pstC gene encoding phosphate ABC transporter permease subunit PstC, with protein MKNIFKYSIYLLTTLSMFILAVLLIYLFAEALPFFKEVKIPDFIFGKVWRASEPNQSFQIFNILYAGFYISILACIISFPFSYGISMYICFYSKGIFKKMIIWAVNILSGIPSIVYGFFGMTVILKILEKTFRMSTGESVLAGSLILSVMIIPFFVANCIEHIETIKEKYGKDSDAMGITKEYFIRKIVFRETRFSVLTAFILAFARATGETMAVMTVIGNSPQFPKLLTKAETVPALIALEIGMSEVGSKHYSALFASAFVLLTTVMIINIIFFILNKMRRIYIEK; from the coding sequence GTGAAAAACATTTTCAAATACTCGATATATCTTCTGACAACACTGTCTATGTTCATTTTGGCGGTGTTGCTGATATATTTATTTGCGGAAGCTTTGCCTTTCTTTAAAGAAGTCAAAATCCCGGATTTTATATTCGGAAAAGTTTGGAGAGCAAGCGAGCCCAATCAGAGTTTTCAAATATTCAATATTTTATATGCGGGTTTTTATATTTCGATTTTGGCTTGTATAATATCGTTTCCCTTTTCATACGGGATTTCAATGTATATTTGCTTTTATTCCAAAGGTATTTTTAAAAAAATGATTATATGGGCGGTAAATATCCTTTCGGGTATACCGTCCATAGTATACGGATTTTTCGGAATGACGGTTATATTAAAAATACTGGAAAAAACTTTCAGAATGTCCACAGGAGAATCTGTGCTTGCAGGAAGTTTGATTTTATCCGTTATGATAATTCCTTTTTTTGTGGCAAACTGTATAGAACATATTGAAACAATAAAAGAAAAATACGGAAAAGATTCGGATGCAATGGGTATTACAAAGGAGTATTTCATACGAAAAATTGTTTTCAGAGAAACGAGATTTTCTGTATTAACTGCATTTATATTGGCTTTCGCAAGAGCTACAGGGGAAACTATGGCGGTTATGACAGTTATCGGAAACTCTCCGCAATTTCCAAAACTGCTTACCAAAGCGGAAACTGTTCCTGCACTGATAGCATTGGAAATCGGAATGAGCGAGGTGGGAAGTAAACATTACTCGGCATTATTCGCTTCGGCATTTGTCCTGCTTACAACTGTAATGATAATTAATATAATATTTTTTATTTTAAATAAAATGAGGAGAATATATATTGAAAAATAA